The following are encoded together in the Choloepus didactylus isolate mChoDid1 chromosome 7, mChoDid1.pri, whole genome shotgun sequence genome:
- the HTR1E gene encoding 5-hydroxytryptamine receptor 1E gives MNVTNCTTEASMAVRPKTITEKMLIAMTLVIITILTMLLNSAVIMAICTTKKLHQPANYLICSLAVTDLLVAVLVMPLSIMYIVMDSWKLGYFICEVWLSVDMTCCTCSILHLCVIALDRYWAITNAIEYARKRTPKRAGLMVLIVWTISIFISMPPLFWRSHRQLSPPPSQCTIQHDRVIYTIYSTFGAFYIPLTLILILYYRIYHAAKSLYQKRGSSRHLSNRSTDSQNSLASCKLTQTFCVSDFSTSDPTTEFEKIHTSIRIPPFDNDLYHPGERQQISSTRERKAARILGLILGAFILSWLPFFIKELIVGLSICTVSSEVADFLTWLGYVNSLINPLLYTSFNEDFKLAFKKLIRCREHI, from the coding sequence atgaatgtcactAACTGTACCACAGAAGCCAGTATGGCTGTGAGACCTAAGACCATCACAGAGAAGATGCTCATTGCCATGACCCTGGTGATCATCACCATCCTGACAATGTTGCTGAACTCGGCCGTGATTATGGCCATCTGTACCACCAAGAAGCTCCACCAGCCTGCAAACTACCTGATCTGTTCTCTGGCTGTGACAGACCTCCTGGTGGCAGTGCTTGTCATGCCCCTGAGCATCATGTACATCGTCATGGACAGCTGGAAGCTTGGGTACTTCATCTGTGAGGTGTGGCTGAGTGTTGACATGACTTGCTGCACCTGCTCCATCCTCCATCTCTGCGTGATTGCCCTGGACAGATACTGGGCTATCACCAATGCTATTGAATATGCCCGGAAAAGGACCCCCAAGAGGGCTGGCCTGATGGTCCTCATTGTATGGACCATCTCCATCTTCATCTCCATGCCTCCTCTGTTCTGGCGGAGCCACCGCCAACTCAGTCCACCCCCCAGTCAGTGCACCATCCAACATGACCGTGTCATCTACACCATTTACTCCACGTTCGGGGCATTTTACATCCCCTTGACTTTGATACTGATTCTTTATTACCGGATTTACCACGCAGCCAAGAGCCTTTACCAGAAAAGGGGATCCAGCCGGCACTTAAGCAACAGAAGCACGGATAGCCAAAATTCTCTAGCAAGTTGTAAACTTACGCAGACTTTCTGTGTGTCTGACTTCTCCACCTCGGACCCTACCACAGAGTTTGAAAAAATCCACACCTCCATCAGGATCCCTCCCTTTGACAATGATCTATATCACCCGGGAGAACGCCAGCAAATCTCTAGTACCCGGGAGCGCAAGGCAGCGCGCATCCTGGGACTGATTTTGGGCGCATTCATTTTGTCTTGGCTGCCATTTTTCATCAAAGAGTTGATCGTAGGTCTCAGCATCTGCACCGTGTCCTCTGAAGTGGCTGACTTTTTAACATGGCTTGGTTATGTTAATTCTCTGATCAACCCTCTGCTCTACACAAGTTTTAATGAAGACTTTAAGCTGGCTTTTAAAAAGCTCATTAGGTGCCGAGAACATATTTAG